AGGTAATTGGGATGGATGGTCGTTTATAATTACGACAGCTTTATCCATTAAGCTTTTTGCTTCTTTACTAAGAATAAAAGTCTTTAAATCTTCTTTGAATCCGTCCTCTACCAGTAGTTTTCTAAAATCCTGCAAGCTTATTACGCGCTCGAAAGATTGAAAATCTCTACGCTTCATTTTTGTGAAACGAACAAATAAATTAATTACGGTGGTAGGCGAAATGAAATTTAATCCTATTTCTTCTACTAGTTCTTTTGCCTCCGGTAAAGATGCTTTAATAAGGGAATAAATAAGCTCTTGTCCAGAGATTCTAGTGCCAGATGAATTTAATCTTAAAAACAAAACAGCATCTTCCCCTGTTTCATTGTTTGTATTAACATCTCCTTCTTCCATACTGCTTTTGTCTACTACAATCTCTGGTAAGAGTAGTGATTTAGCACTATCGATACCTTTATAAAGCGCATCGAGCCAGTCTTCTTCTATTTTATTGTAATCGCAAATACCGTGTTTGGTCTCTACGTTTATTAAAGTATGTTCTAGTGTGGATTTTAAATCGCTTTTGTCTGTTTCTAGAATTAGTGCTAACGGAACAGGATAATAGCAATCCCAAGGAGAACGTAGTCCCATATCTAATTGAGAAAAACCTAAAGACTGCTCTCCTGATTTTTTTCTAAAGTACTCTAGTGCATTTCTTTGGTCTGCCATCGATAACCTCTTGGTGTGGTCATTTAAACGATAACCCCAAGGATGTGAACGAGTTAATACACGTACAGCAAAGCGTAAGCCATTTTGGTTTTCTTGTAACGGTTTTAAATCTATCCAAATTGATGGAATATTTTCCTTTTTGACATTAAGTAAACCACTTTTTAATGTTCTGAGTGGATTTTGAAACCCTAACGCTATGGTCGTACATCGTTGCTGGCCATCTAGTAAATATTTAGTTTTATGAATGTCTTGAGACATTAACAAACTACCAACAGGATAACCTCTTAAAATAGAATCCCATAAGGCTTCCATTTGATGTGGTTGCCATACAAAACCACGTTGCAAAGTAGGTAATTGTATTCCACCAGTATTTACTTCTTCTTTATCTGTATTTTCTTCTAGCTCTACTTGCCATTTTGCAATATCATAAATGGTGTAGGCATCTACTTTATGGCTCATAATATTTTCTTTACAACATCAAACAAATCCGTAGGACCATTTAAATAATAAGCTTTGTAACCACCGTCTTTGCTGTTATCTTCCCAAAGCTCCTGCATAAGCGGACTCATACTATAGAAGTCGTTCATTCCTTCTCGCCAACTATTCCAAACTTCTTTATCTATGCGGCCCTTTTTATACCAGTAAAATTCTTCTGCACAGAGGTTGAAATATTTTCTTATGGTAAGCGTATTTATTGCTTCTTGTTCTTCACCATAAGCAGTCTTGTTTTTAGGTGATTCAGAGTCAAATAGAATCAATAGGTTAGGGAGCAACTCTTCAAATTCATCACTGAACTTAGTATGCAATTCCATTTGCATTTTGTCGTGAGCGATTGATGCATTTTGTTTTGCCAGAGCTACTTGCTGCTTCTGAAAATTATTTGAAAATCTAAATGCCAGAATAGTTAAAACGACTTGCGATATACCGATTACTAGGGTAACTATTATTTGAAATATCTCCATCACACCAACCTAGTTTTACCAGTAAGCAACTCCTGCATCATCCCTTGTTTAATTTGCTCGTACTTCTCTTTTTTGGTGGTAAGCTCCTCCAATTCTTTATTCATATCTGAGAGGATTTTATTAATTGCTTTTTGCTCTTTAAAGTCAGGAAATGGAATAATCATTTTTCTAATGTCATCTAAAATTAGATTTTGATGAGAACCTGCCTTTACATCTTTAAGCATCATATTTTGACCTGCTTCTGATTGAAGATAGTTCATTACCCAATCTAAGTAATCTGGATTATGAAACTTACCTACAGAAACAGCTCCTCCTATAAAAGCAATTTGTTTATTATTAAACACCCCAACTTTTCCAATACTTCCAGAAATTGAAATCATTAGACACCTTTCGTTCAATAAAATCATTGGAAATCGAATAGCTACATCTTCTGGAATATAATAATCAGTATCAAAATTGACATTGTGACCTAAAAAATCTTTGTTCTGTATGAAGGGTATATATCCTCGTTTCTTTTTAGGAATTAAAGTAGGCTTAATGTGGCTGGAGTAGTCAAAACCAGTTTGCTTAGTGAATGTTTTAGCTAATTCCTTTATTGTTCTTTCTTCCCAATCCCCATCAAAACCATCCAATCGTTTACTACTACTTCGACCAGGCTCAGCACAGGCTTTGCTAGGTGGCGTTAACAACTGTTGCATTGCGCCTTGTTTGATGGCTTTCTTTTTGGCGATGAGTGCGTCTAGACTGCTTATCAACTCATCTACATCACTTAATGCCGTGGCAATGGCTTTTTGTTCGGCTAGGGTTGGTGTAACGATTTTGAAACTTCTAATTTTTGTCATTGACAAACTTGGCTGTGCACCAACACTAGTTGTCTCATAAATTTCATTTTCTATAAAGACACTTGTAAAAAAATGATAGAGGTATTTTGAATCTAATTCTTTTTCGACTGAAATTTTTGCGGTATTTGGTCCTAAATGATATTTATCATTCTCATCAATTAAGAAGATTGGTCCAATTGTTCCAACGTAAGCAAAAACTAAATCATTCTTAAATAATTTACTTCTTAAAAGTTTGTTTGAAGTCGCAGATGGAATGGTCTTTACATCACTTAAATCCATCTTATTGTGAGTAATATTAGTTCCTCTCACAACTATTATATCTCCTCCATCTTTATAGCTATTAAAATGTAAGGTGTACTCAAAACCAGCTAACTTGGTTACAAATGACACATTACCTAAATAATTTACTTCCCAATCCTCAGGAATCAATCCAACCTCAGTTTGCTTATAACCTTGCGGCAAGCTCAAGGCAGCGCCTTGTTTTATTTCTAACTCCATACCAATCCCATTTTTGCAAGGTGGCTGGCTACTTTTTCTTCGGCAGTTGTGGCTTGCTCGGTGAGTTGTGGTAAAGCGTTTTCATAACGTTCTGCCAGTTCTTTTATACGCCCAGTTAGGCGTTGTGAGATGCTGTCTATTTCTGCTTGTAACAAGTCGCTTATCGTCTGTAACCATTTTTTATCTACTACTAGCGTGCGTACTTCGGCTTCGGTAAGGGCACCAAATTTCTTTAGGGTGAGCTCGTCTAGTTCGGTTTCGGCTGTTTTAATCTGTTTTTTTAGGGTGGCTTCTTTCGCGAAAGCGGTCAATAATTTATTACCCAAATCATAGGCACCTTTTTCACTTGTATCGCCTTTTATGCTTTTTAGGTATTTGGTGAGTGTGGTTTTGGTAATAACGCCTTTATCATTAGTAGCATCGGCTAGTAGTCCTTCTTCACCAGCGTGTTCTTCGTTATAACTTGTAATTTCGGCTTGCTTGGTTTCTAAGGTGCTTACCAAGTCGTTTAAGGATTGTTGCTCTTCGGCTAAATAATTATCTATCACCAATTGCTTAGGAATCAAGTCACAGGTCCAGCCTTTATCTACCTCTCTGCCTTTGCTGTTTTTTTCTAGTATACGTTTGGTTTTGCCACCCAGCCGTCTTCGGCAAGTAGGTACACATCATCCTTCATCATATCATTCCAGTAATCCATAAAATGCTGGTACATCGCATAGGGATTTACCAGTGGTTTACCGTTGTACTCGTGTAAGAGCGCTTCAGAGATGTGTTTTTCTAGTTTTTTTGGCGCAGTATGTTCATTAATACCTTGTAGGTCGTCATAGATTTTGTCTTTCCAACTATCAAAAACCAATGCCAACTCATCACTATACGCCGTAAATTCTGGGTGCTCGTAAATGGCACTTTTTATATCACTGGCAGCTACGTTTAATTGTGAGTAGCTTTCGCGAAAGCGAGAAAACAAATGAGATTTGAGCGTAGGATATACTTCCCAAAAGCGTTGCAAGCCGTCTATATCACCATCTGGTATGCCACCGTTAAGGTGTGCATTGAGGTCTTGTATATC
The genomic region above belongs to Dokdonia sp. Dokd-P16 and contains:
- a CDS encoding DUF262 domain-containing protein, whose translation is MSHKVDAYTIYDIAKWQVELEENTDKEEVNTGGIQLPTLQRGFVWQPHQMEALWDSILRGYPVGSLLMSQDIHKTKYLLDGQQRCTTIALGFQNPLRTLKSGLLNVKKENIPSIWIDLKPLQENQNGLRFAVRVLTRSHPWGYRLNDHTKRLSMADQRNALEYFRKKSGEQSLGFSQLDMGLRSPWDCYYPVPLALILETDKSDLKSTLEHTLINVETKHGICDYNKIEEDWLDALYKGIDSAKSLLLPEIVVDKSSMEEGDVNTNNETGEDAVLFLRLNSSGTRISGQELIYSLIKASLPEAKELVEEIGLNFISPTTVINLFVRFTKMKRRDFQSFERVISLQDFRKLLVEDGFKEDLKTFILSKEAKSLMDKAVVIINDHPSQLPSIFSKEVLSKNTDLLLALLVFVFKNKELNAKNKKEIRSAFLHSTLYSGSKEKRKITPKFYNRLVDNNWQDWSNVWSTVSLQKHNELPPLLDPFVFSDFLNEVRKKYLEDRNQHLFWFDWLKEIFRENESYLNLLPIRYKISEEADEQLATEQKIEQAVHYWRSLCHFVFWNKQFLTVVQREYFNNEFDEFMAFEGIEDTNKPWDWDHIYPNSWIYRKTKISVLVKWLINSNGNFRALSFNENRSQSNNQSPEMRFRDNTQAQKDSFICDNDMTYWMALTNADSRLKEGEPKVNDFVNAVLTRIDNIYKDTYQVIFELQNN
- a CDS encoding restriction endonuclease subunit S, translated to MELEIKQGAALSLPQGYKQTEVGLIPEDWEVNYLGNVSFVTKLAGFEYTLHFNSYKDGGDIIVVRGTNITHNKMDLSDVKTIPSATSNKLLRSKLFKNDLVFAYVGTIGPIFLIDENDKYHLGPNTAKISVEKELDSKYLYHFFTSVFIENEIYETTSVGAQPSLSMTKIRSFKIVTPTLAEQKAIATALSDVDELISSLDALIAKKKAIKQGAMQQLLTPPSKACAEPGRSSSKRLDGFDGDWEERTIKELAKTFTKQTGFDYSSHIKPTLIPKKKRGYIPFIQNKDFLGHNVNFDTDYYIPEDVAIRFPMILLNERCLMISISGSIGKVGVFNNKQIAFIGGAVSVGKFHNPDYLDWVMNYLQSEAGQNMMLKDVKAGSHQNLILDDIRKMIIPFPDFKEQKAINKILSDMNKELEELTTKKEKYEQIKQGMMQELLTGKTRLV